From one Lycium barbarum isolate Lr01 chromosome 6, ASM1917538v2, whole genome shotgun sequence genomic stretch:
- the LOC132644241 gene encoding uncharacterized protein LOC132644241, with amino-acid sequence MQEKSRMQSKRSVVARRAWNVLRLALLWARKGGIFKSRRLVDLRLLPKYIKSLRHTNDHYGALHYGEREFSFDETPIIHVKMHRPASLRFKMPNIPCIKPQVDFDFDFDNDNDYDDETYHHNNDDVPRRSFLKGADDDYDEEEDEYVSCEVSEDEIISVGAGGGDEAIDMKAEQFIAKFYEQIKLERQISYLQYHATLAN; translated from the coding sequence ATGCAAGAAAAGTCGAGAATGCAGAGCAAGAGATCAGTGGTTGCTCGTAGAGCTTGGAACGTTCTACGCTTAGCCTTGTTATGGGCTAGAAAAGGTGGCATTTTCAAGAGCAGGCGCCTTGTCGATCTCCGTTTGCTTCCTAAATATATTAAAAGCCTCCGTCATACCAATGATCACTATGGGGCACTACATTATGGGGAGCGTGAGTTTTCCTTTGATGAAACTCCTATTATTCACGTTAAAATGCATCGCCCTGCTTCCTTGCGTTTCAAAATGCCAAATATTCCATGCATCAAACCTCAAGTGGACTTTGACTTTGATTttgataacgataatgattatGACGATGAAACGTACCATCATAACAATGACGATGTTCCAAGGAGGAGTTTCTTGAAGGGTGcggatgatgattatgatgaagaGGAGGATGAGTATGTAAGCTGCGAGGTGTCTGAGGATGAGATCATCAGTGTTGGTGCTGGTGGCGGCGATGAAGCAATTGATATGAAGGCTGAGCAGTTTATTGCAAAGTTCTATGAGCAAATAAAACTTGAAAGACAAATATCATATTTACAATACCATGCGACACTCGCTAATTAA
- the LOC132644242 gene encoding uncharacterized protein LOC132644242, whose protein sequence is MQEKSKMQRKRSIVARRAWNVLRLALLWARKGGIFRNRHLVDLRLLPKYIKSLRHTNDHYRALHYGEREFSFDDTPIIHVKMHRPASLRFKMPNIPCIKPQVDFDFDFGNYSDRDHGNDEDVPRKSFLKATTDDYDDEYVICEVSEDEISADGGDEAIDMKAEQFIAKFYEQIKLQRQTSYLQYHETLAN, encoded by the coding sequence ATGCAAGAAAAGTCGAAAATGCAGAGGAAGAGATCGATTGTTGCTCGTAGAGCTTGGAATGTTCTCCGCCTAGCCTTGTTATGGGCTAGAAAAGGTGGCATTTTCAGGAACAGGCACCTTGTGGATCTCCGTTTGCTTCCTAAATATATTAAAAGCCTCCGTCATACCAATGATCACTACAGGGCACTACATTATGGAGAGCGTGAGTTTTCCTTTGATGACACTCCTATCATTCATGTGAAAATGCATCGCCCTGCTTCCTTGCGTTTCAAGATGCCAAATATTCCCTGCATCAAACCTCAAGTCGACTTTGACTTTGACTTTGGCAACTATAGTGATCGTGACCATGGTAATGATGAGGATGTTCCTAGAAAAAGTTTTTTGAAGGCTACAactgatgattatgatgatgagtatgtaaTCTGCGAGGTGTCTGAGGATGAGATCAGTGCTGATGGCGGCGATGAAGCAATTGATATGAAGGCTGAGCAGTTTATTGCAAAGTTCTATGAACAAATAAAGCTTCAAAGACAAACATCATATTTACAATACCATGAGACGCTCGCTAATTAA
- the LOC132644240 gene encoding uncharacterized protein LOC132644240 — translation MKDSPSAYCTHCFAHQLQLTIVAVTKKHHEVDQFFDILANVLNVAGGSFKRREMLRDDQAEKLKELLVLGEVHTGSRLNQELGLQRAVDTRWNSHFKTVRNFISLFSSIIHVLGVLAKEGSNYQERPLAKSLVDDIRSYEFVYTLHLMLKVLATHDLNMALQRKDQAIVSAMNLVGFTKRQLQSVRESKWDSLVKDVSSFCVKHDIVIPEIDKNYALGKSKHKSSSVKYSHHLRVKVFNAIIDLQLAELNNRFDEVNTDLLLGIASLSPDNSFANYDKERIMKLATHYRDEFGVSMLEDLSFELDNYIDYVREVNNAFSNLKRHGDLSETLVKTNLHKTWRLVYLLVKLSLILPVATVTVERAFSSMKYIKNDLRSRIGDEFLNDCLLCYIENKVFESVPNEAIINCFQKMAVRRVQL, via the coding sequence ATGAAAGATTCTCCTTCGGCATATTGCACACATTGCTTTGCTCATCAATTGCAATTGACTATTGTAGCTGTTACAAAGAAGCATCATGAGGTAGATCAATTTTTTGATATTCTTGCTAATGTTTTGAATGTTGCTGGGGGTTCTTTTAAGCGTAGGGAGATGCTTAGAGACGATCAAGCAGAAAAATTAAAGGAACTACTAGTGCTTGGTGAAGTTCATACAGGAAGTCGATTGAATCAAGAACTTGGGCTTCAAAGGGCAGTGGATACACGTTGGAACTCTCATTTTAAGACAGTGCGTAACTTTATTAGTTTATTCTCTTCAATTATTCATGTACTTGGAGTTCTTGCTAAGGAGGGTTCAAATTATCAAGAGAGACCACTAGCAAAAAGTTTAGTAGATGACATAAGATCTTATGAGTTTGTGTATACATTGCATTTGATGTTGAAAGTGTTGGCAACACATGATTTGAATATGGCCTTGCAAAGAAAAGATCAAGCTATCGTAAGTGCGATGAAccttgttggtttcacaaagagaCAATTGCAATCTGTGAGAGAGTCTAAATGGGATTCTTTGGTAAAAGACGTCTCTTCATTTTGTGTCAAGCATGATATTGTGATCCCCGAAATAGATAAAAATTATGctcttggaaaatcaaagcatAAGAGCTCAAGTGTTAAATATTCTCATCATTTGCGTGTAAAAGTTTTTAATGCTATTATTGATTTGCAACTTGCAGAGCTTAACAATCGTTTTGATGAAGTGAATACCGATCTACTTCTTGGTATAGCTAGTTTGAGTCCGGATAATTCTTTTGCAAATTATGATAAAGAGAGGATTATGAAACTTGCTACACATTATCGGGATGAGTTTGGTGTTTCCATGCTTGAGGATCTTAGTTTTGAGCTTGACAACTATATTGACTACGTACGAGAAGTGAACAATGCTTTCTCTAACTTGAAAAGACATGGAGATCTTTCAGAGACATTGGTTAAAACAAATTTGCACAAGACTTGGAGACTTGTTTATTTGCTTGTAAAGTTGAGCTTAATATTACCTGTCGCTACTGTAACGGTGGAAAGAGCTTTTTCTTCGATGAAGTATATTAAAAATGACTTGCGTAGCAGAATTGGTGATGAATTTTTGAATGATTGCTTACTTTGTTATATAGAGAATAAAGTATTTGAAAGTGTACCTAATGAAGCAATCATTAATTGTTTTCAAAAGATGGCAGTTCGTCGAGTACAATTGTAA